In Streptomyces sp. NBC_01381, the sequence CCGATCGTCCGCTCCACGCTCCCCGATCGTTCCCTCCTCGAAGCGGTGATGCATGGACTTCAGAAACTCTGAGAACACCGACACGATCACCGGACCCAGCAGCGAGGACGTGCTGCCGCACACGGCCGCGGCCGCGGTGAAGGTCGTGATCGTGGGCGGGTTCGGAGTCGGCAAGACGACGATGGTCGGCTCGGTCAGCGAGATCAGGCCGCTGACCACCGAAGAGACCATGACCCAGGCCGGCATCGGCGTGGACGACAACTACGGCTCCGAGTCCAAGACGGCCACAACCGTGGCGATGGACTTCGGCCGGATCAGCATCTCCGAAGAGCTGGTGCTCTATCTGTTCGGCACCCCGGGCCAGGAGCGCTTCTGGTTCCTGTGGAACGGGCTCTTCGAAGGCGCGCTCGGTGCGGTCGTCCTCGTCGACACCCGACGCCTGGAAGTCAGCTTCGACGTGATCGGCCGCCTCGAGGAGCGCGGAGTGCCCTTCGTCGTCGCGATCAACGACTTTCCCGACGCGCCGCAGCACGCGATCCCGGCGTTGCGCAGCGCACTCGACCTGGACGAGGTGGTGCCGATCGTGAAGTGCGACGCCCGGCAGCGCGCGTCGAGCCGGGACACCTTGCTGACCCTCATGCGGTATCTGCACTCCCTGACCGTGGCCCGCGTCTGACCCTCATCTCATCCGCAACCCCGGAGCGACGAACGTGACGACCCCCTCCCACTCCCACCCCGGCACGGACGACCCATCCCTGCCGCCCCCCGGCTGCCCCGCCCACGGCCTCGGACCCGGCGGCCTGCGCCGCCTCTTCGGTCCCGAGGCGGACACCGACCTCGCAGGCGTGTACGAGAAGCTGCGCGCCGAACACGGCGCGGTGGCCCCGGCCCTGCTGCACAACGACGTACCGATCTGGGCGGTCCTCGGCCACAGCGAGAACCTGCACATGGTGCGCACCCCCTCGCAGTTCACCCGCGACTCGCGCCAGTGGCGGGCCGTCCTGGACGGCTCCATGGGCCCCGACAACCCGCTCGCCCCCGTCGTCACCTGGCAGCCCATGGCCACGTTCGCGGAGGGCGCCGAGCACGAGCGGCTGCGCGGCGCGGTCACCGGCGCCATGGGAGGCCTCGACCACCGGGGCATCCGCCGCTACATCAACCGCTACAGCAACCTGCTGCTCAACGACATCTGCCAGGACGGCAAGGCCGACCTGGTGAGCGGGTACGCCGAGCATCTGCCGATGATGGTGATGTGCCATGTCCTCGGCATGCCCGAGGAGTACAACGAGCGCATGGTGCAGGCCGTCCGCGACATGATCAGGGGCACCGAGACCGCCATCGCCAGCAACGCGTACATCATGGAGGCGCTGATGCGCCTGGTGGCGCGGCGCCGGGCGAAGGCGGAGGAGGACTTCACCAGCAACCTCATGGCCCAGCCCGCCCAGCTCACGGACGACGAGGTGGCAGCGCATCTGCGGCTCGTGCTCTGCGCCGCGTACGAGGCGACGGCCAACCTCATCTCCAACGCCCTGCGGATGGTGCTCACCGACCCGCGCTTCCGTGCCCAGCTCAGCGGCGGCCAGATGA encodes:
- a CDS encoding ATP/GTP-binding protein, producing MDFRNSENTDTITGPSSEDVLPHTAAAAVKVVIVGGFGVGKTTMVGSVSEIRPLTTEETMTQAGIGVDDNYGSESKTATTVAMDFGRISISEELVLYLFGTPGQERFWFLWNGLFEGALGAVVLVDTRRLEVSFDVIGRLEERGVPFVVAINDFPDAPQHAIPALRSALDLDEVVPIVKCDARQRASSRDTLLTLMRYLHSLTVARV
- a CDS encoding cytochrome P450, which gives rise to MTTPSHSHPGTDDPSLPPPGCPAHGLGPGGLRRLFGPEADTDLAGVYEKLRAEHGAVAPALLHNDVPIWAVLGHSENLHMVRTPSQFTRDSRQWRAVLDGSMGPDNPLAPVVTWQPMATFAEGAEHERLRGAVTGAMGGLDHRGIRRYINRYSNLLLNDICQDGKADLVSGYAEHLPMMVMCHVLGMPEEYNERMVQAVRDMIRGTETAIASNAYIMEALMRLVARRRAKAEEDFTSNLMAQPAQLTDDEVAAHLRLVLCAAYEATANLISNALRMVLTDPRFRAQLSGGQMTVPEAVEQSLWDEPPFSAMVGYFAKQDTQLGGKQIKTGDGLIFGIAPGNVDPVVRPDLAANMQGNRSHLAFGGGPHECPGQDIGRAIADTGVDALLMRFPDVELAVEEHELRWNSSILSRHLVSLPVHFAPRPPQDVTARPMAKVPGPRNDWQVSSPAPRPAQPAPVVPQPGPTPPPAPEPVAAAVPRRGAWRRFVTWWRGY